The genomic stretch TACCAGCACAAGATATAACCCCACTCATCAACGACTTCCACCAGGAGAAGCGCGAAGCCGAGAATTCCATCTTCGAGGAATTTTTCAGGCCTATGTGCCTGGTGGCTTTCAGGATCACGGAAGAACTGCCCGTGGCCGAGGATATTGTTGCAGAAACCTTCCTCAAACTGTTCAACCGCCGCCGTGAATTCCAGTCGCTGGACAATATCAAAGCCTTTCTCTTTGTCAGCGTCCGCAACGCCAGCATCACCTATAAAGCTACCCGCAGCCGTCACCGGGCCGCACACCTGCAGATAGCGCAGACCCTCACCGATCCGGCAGAGATCCCCCCCGCCATCCGCCTGGAATTCCTGGAAGCCGAGCTGCTGCACCTTATTTACCGGGAAATGGACAACCTGCCCGACAAATGCCGGGAAGTATTCCGGCTGATCTACCTGGAAGGGCTGGGCACTGACCAGATAGCAGCGCAAATGGGCATCAGCCCGCAGACCGTCCGCACCCAGAAGGCCCGGGCCCTGCAACTCCTGAAAGCTGGGGTGCTGACCAATAATCCCTGGCT from Candidatus Pseudobacter hemicellulosilyticus encodes the following:
- a CDS encoding sigma-70 family RNA polymerase sigma factor; this translates as MSVPAQDITPLINDFHQEKREAENSIFEEFFRPMCLVAFRITEELPVAEDIVAETFLKLFNRRREFQSLDNIKAFLFVSVRNASITYKATRSRHRAAHLQIAQTLTDPAEIPPAIRLEFLEAELLHLIYREMDNLPDKCREVFRLIYLEGLGTDQIAAQMGISPQTVRTQKARALQLLKAGVLTNNPWLLPALFSGWFTFF